The Bacteroidales bacterium sequence GAACGCAATTTTCCCAGATGATTGGGTAATAGATTTTTATATAAGAGAGAATGACAACAAACAAATTTTGTATAAACGTTCATTAAGTGGATGGGAAAGAATGCTATATGATTTTTCTTTAGAAGTTGGAGATATATTACCGGAAGAAATATATGAAGGAGGAGATATCATAATAGAATCTATAACATACGAATTAATGGAGAACGGGGAAGAGAGGAAAGTTTTTTGGCTATCTGATTATTGCCATGTACCTGAGTTTTGGATAGAAGGGGTTGGAAGTAGTTTTGGTTTAGAGAAAACATTAGGAGGGTTTATTACAGGTGGATCTTATAAATTGCTCTGCCATTGGCAAAATGAAACTTTATTATACCATAACTCAAGTTATGAAACTTGTTTTGAATCTTCATTATTAATTGAGAATTACAGTAAGTTTAATATTTATCCTAACCCTGTAAAAGATATATTACACATACAAAATACAGATAATTCAGATATTAATTGTATATCATTAATCAATATTAACGGTCAAGTTATTGAACAGTATCAACCTAAAACAACACAAATAAATATTTCGAACATAAAAGAAGGGATTTATTTTATTAGATTTTCAACCAAGGAAAGAGATATAATACAAAAAATTGTAATTGAAAAATAAACAGTTATGAAATAACTTTAACAAACTACTAAAAATAAATTGACTATGAAAAATTTTACAAGAATTTCAATATTCCAGATAGTTTTGATACTCGGAATATTTTCAGCAAATGCACAAAATTACAAATCCTATTTTGGTGAGGAATATACCAAATGGTCGGTTTATTACCAGGAGTGCGAGTATTCGTATTCCCAAATATTTTTATCACCACATGATAGGATAGAGGAAATAAATGGAATTACATATTTTTGCCTTTTTGATATGTATCATGACACTAGTAGTACCAGTGTTCCTGTTACTGAGAATCCTGTTGCATATATGCGAGAAAATTCTACGACAGGCCAACTCTTTTTTAGATATAAATCGGGTGATACAGGAGAGTTTTCTGAAATTGTCGTATCAGATATGTCTTTAGATGTTGGAGATTCGATTCAAATATTTGATTATGAATTAAAATGGCAGAATTTAATTATTTCGGAAGAAAATATTGCCTATGCTATTGTTGACAGTATTTATTATTTGAATGATTTAAAGCATATTCGTACTTCCGCCCGGTTTTACCATGAATGGGTAAGCAAATATGACCATTTAACATTTATTGAAACTATGGGTTCCAATATTTCGCCTATGTTAGATCTTCCTGAGTTTAACGTGTCATGTTTTAGGGGCATTCCTATTTCATTATGTTACGAAACCGAAAAAGAATTAATTCATTATTACCCGGATGTTTACCAATCTAACTGCCTAATAATTTACACGGGAATTGAAGATTTGGAAAATAAACCGATGGTTAATGAAACTATACAAGGCGGCTTACTGTGCCTGTCTTTTGGTCAGTCTTTCAATGGTCAGATTAACCTTTTTAATTATTCAGGCAAAATGCTGTATAAAACAAACATTTCGAACAA is a genomic window containing:
- a CDS encoding T9SS type A sorting domain-containing protein; the encoded protein is MKNFTRITIFHIVLILGIFTANAQNNTDDYYPLVEEGKVWSELVFTSDPSGLPNYDYYTVYYKIYGDTIANDIYYKKIYRTARENAIFPDDWVIDFYIRENDNKQILYKRSLSGWERMLYDFSLEVGDILPEEIYEGGDIIIESITYELMENGEERKVFWLSDYCHVPEFWIEGVGSSFGLEKTLGGFITGGSYKLLCHWQNETLLYHNSSYETCFESSLLIENYSKFNIYPNPVKDILHIQNTDNSDINCISLININGQVIEQYQPKTTQINISNIKEGIYFIRFSTKERDIIQKIVIEK
- a CDS encoding T9SS type A sorting domain-containing protein, whose amino-acid sequence is MKNFTRISIFQIVLILGIFSANAQNYKSYFGEEYTKWSVYYQECEYSYSQIFLSPHDRIEEINGITYFCLFDMYHDTSSTSVPVTENPVAYMRENSTTGQLFFRYKSGDTGEFSEIVVSDMSLDVGDSIQIFDYELKWQNLIISEENIAYAIVDSIYYLNDLKHIRTSARFYHEWVSKYDHLTFIETMGSNISPMLDLPEFNVSCFRGIPISLCYETEKELIHYYPDVYQSNCLIIYTGIEDLENKPMVNETIQGGLLCLSFGQSFNGQINLFNYSGKMLYKTNISNKTSFEIDISKFSKGIYVLHIRSANNEIINRKIINF